A single Epinephelus fuscoguttatus linkage group LG13, E.fuscoguttatus.final_Chr_v1 DNA region contains:
- the plcd4b gene encoding 1-phosphatidylinositol 4,5-bisphosphate phosphodiesterase delta-4 isoform X1 produces the protein MDPEGSRIQDDPDVKVMMAGSTLRKVKSRSWKKQRHFRLLEDGLTIWYKSRWAGRGHSTFSITELEAVREGHQSEVLLSIAEEFHADQCFTLVFHGRQGNLDLVAESPEEARAWIQGVRKLIQKAQTMDEKERLDQWVWDWFKKADKNKDGKMNFKEVRTLLKMMNVEMNEEHALHLFTMADKHECGSLEIEQFVHFYKMLTQRDEVWKVFQDYSGDGEKLMLEELENFLSVEQQEGEKSSQHAQELIDRYEPSESAKKQGAMSLDGFQIYLCSREGSIFKPEHRDLHQDMSQPLNHYFISSSHNTYLLEDQLRGMSSLEAYIQALKRGCRCVEVDCWDGSDGEPVVYHGHTLTSKILFRDVISTVKEYAFKVSDFPVILSLENHCGIEQQTVMAQHLRQILGDTLQTTLLDGQVPQQLPSPQELKGKILLKAKKISSPGDCLDGTLTDEVSDEEEIANDEPGSLSTEEPSAESLNCDGKNGKKSKSKLSRELSDLVVYCKSVHFHGFEHAHSHAKCYEMSSFSESKAKRLAKDAGTNFVQYNTRQLSRIYPSGLRTDSSNYNPQEMWNVGCQIVALNFQTAGLEMDLNDGLFRQNGCCGFVLKPDFMRDGNTQFSPDKPEERQGYKPLRLSIQVQSCMGDLWLQWTATTVSVNGKQEVLCAFLCWAVVFVSIVQIYLCVYQVISGQQLPKVNQKEGSIVDPLVRVEIYGVPQDHAKEETSHINNNGFNPVWNETLNFVIHAPELALVRFVVEDYDKASRNDFVGQFTLPFTCIQAGYRHIHLLSKDGTAIPPSSLFVNVSITDFT, from the exons ATGGATCCTGAAGGCTCAC GCATCCAAGATGACCCAGATGTCAAGGTGATGATGGCAGGGTCGACTCTTAGAAAAGTAAAGTCACGATCGTGGAAGAAGCAGCGGCATTTTCGCCTCCTGGAGGATGGCCTGACAATCTGGTACAAATCCAGATGGGCAGGGAGAGGCCACTCCACTT TCTCAATTACCGAGCTGGAGGCTGTGCGTGAGGGCCACCAGTCTGAAGTCCTGCTGAGCATTGCTGAGGAGTTCCACGCTGACCAGTGCTTCACCTTGGTGTTTCATGGTCGCCAAGGCAACTTGGACCTTGTGGCTGAATCCCCAGAGGAAGCCCGGGCCTGGATCCAGGGAGTGCGCAAGCTAATTCAGAAGGCTCAAACGATGGATGAGAAGGAGAGGCTAGACCA GTGGGTCTGGGACTGGTTTAAGAAagctgacaaaaacaaagacggGAAGATGAATTTCAAAGAGGTGCGGACACTGCTGAAGATGATGAACGTAGAGATGAATGAGGAAcatgctttgcatcttttcacg ATGGCTGACAAGCACGAGTGTGGCTCTTTGGAAATCGAGCAGTTTGTCCATTTCTATAAGATGCTGACTCAGAGGGATGAAGTGTGGAAGGTGTTCCAGGACTACTCGGGAGATGGAGAAAAGTTAATGTTGGAGGAACTGGAGAACTTCCTGAGTGTGGAAcagcaggagggagagaagagttCCCAGCATGCACAGGAGCTCATTGATCGCTATGAACCATCTGAGTCAG CCAAGAAGCAAGGCGCCATGTCGTTAGATGGCTTCCAGATCTACCTGTGCTCACGGGAGGGCTCCATATTTAAACCTGAGCATCGGGATCTTCACCAGGACATGAGCCAGCCGCTAAACCACTacttcatctcctcctcacacaaCACCTACCTGCTGGAGGACCAGCTGCGAGGGATGAGCAGCCTGGAGGCATACATCCA ggcCCTGAAGAGAGGCTGCCGTTGTGTAGAGGTGGACTGCTGGGATGGCAGTGATGGGGAACCTGTTGTGTATCATGGTCACACTTTGACTTCCAAGATACTTTTTAGAGATGTCATTTCAACAGTGAAGGAATATGCCTTTAAG GTATCGGACTTTCCAGTCATCCTGTCCCTTGAGAATCACTGTGGCATAGAGCAGCAGACAGTCATGGCCCAGCACCTTCGCCAAATCTTGGGTGACACACTACAGACCACCCTACTGGATGGGCAAGTCCCTCAACAGCTTCCCTCTCCACAG GAACTGAAGGGGAAAATTTTGTTGAAAGCTAAGAAGATAAGCAGTCCAGGAGACTGTCTCGATGGAACCCTGACAGATGAAGTTAGCGATGAGGAAGAGATAGCCAATGATGAACCTGGGAGCCTGTCGACAGAGGAGCCATCTGCTGAGTCTCTGAACTGTGATGGAAAGAATGGAAAG AAGTCCAAGTCCAAACTGTCCAGGGAGCTGTCAGACTTGGTGGTTTACTGTAAGAGCGTGCACTTCCATGGCTTTGAGCATGCTCATTCACACGCCAAATGTTATGAGATGTCCTCCTTCTCTGAATCCAAGGCTAAGAGGCTTGCTAAGGACGCAG GGACAAATTTTGTGCAGTACAACACACGGCAGCTGAGCAGGATCTATCCCAGTGGCCTCAGGACAGACTCCTCCAACTACAACCCGCaggagatgtggaatgtagGCTGTCAGATAG TGGCTCTGAACTTCCAGACAGCTGGTTTGGAGATGGATCTGAATGATGGGCTGTTCAGACAGAATGGCTGCTGTGGCTTCGTTCTCAAGCCTGACTTCATGAGAGACGGCAACACTCAGTTCAGTCCAGACAAACCCGAGGAGCGGCAAGGCTACAAACCACTCCGCTTGTCAATACAGGTTCAGAGCTGCATGGGAGATTTGTGGTTGCAATGGACAGCTACTACTGTCAGTGTTAATGGGAAGCAGGAAGTGTTATGTGCCTTTCTGTGCTGGGCAGTGGTGTTTGTATCTATTGTGcaaatatatttgtgtgtttatcagGTGATCAGTGGGCAGCAGCTACCAAAGGTGAATCAGAAAGAAGGCTCTATTGTAGACCCACTGGTCAGAGTGGAAATCTATGGAGTGCCACAGGACCACGCCAAGGAAGAGACCAGTCACATTAACAACAATG GTTTTAACCCAGTGTGGAATGAAACTTTAAATTTTGTCATCCATGCCCCTGAGCTGGCCCTGGTTCGCTTTGTGGTAGAGGACTATGACAAGGCGTCCCGGAACGACTTCGTTGGACAGTTCACTCTTCCATTTACATGCATCCAAGCTG GATATCGTCACATCCACCTGCTCTCTAAAGACGGAACGGCtattcctccctcctccctctttgTCAATGTCAGCATCACAGACTTCACATGA
- the plcd4b gene encoding 1-phosphatidylinositol 4,5-bisphosphate phosphodiesterase delta-4 isoform X2, which translates to MDPEGSRIQDDPDVKVMMAGSTLRKVKSRSWKKQRHFRLLEDGLTIWYKSRWAGRGHSTFSITELEAVREGHQSEVLLSIAEEFHADQCFTLVFHGRQGNLDLVAESPEEARAWIQGVRKLIQKAQTMDEKERLDQWVWDWFKKADKNKDGKMNFKEVRTLLKMMNVEMNEEHALHLFTMADKHECGSLEIEQFVHFYKMLTQRDEVWKVFQDYSGDGEKLMLEELENFLSVEQQEGEKSSQHAQELIDRYEPSESAKKQGAMSLDGFQIYLCSREGSIFKPEHRDLHQDMSQPLNHYFISSSHNTYLLEDQLRGMSSLEAYIQALKRGCRCVEVDCWDGSDGEPVVYHGHTLTSKILFRDVISTVKEYAFKVSDFPVILSLENHCGIEQQTVMAQHLRQILGDTLQTTLLDGQVPQQLPSPQELKGKILLKAKKISSPGDCLDGTLTDEVSDEEEIANDEPGSLSTEEPSAESLNCDGKNGKKSKSKLSRELSDLVVYCKSVHFHGFEHAHSHAKCYEMSSFSESKAKRLAKDAGTNFVQYNTRQLSRIYPSGLRTDSSNYNPQEMWNVGCQIVALNFQTAGLEMDLNDGLFRQNGCCGFVLKPDFMRDGNTQFSPDKPEERQGYKPLRLSIQVISGQQLPKVNQKEGSIVDPLVRVEIYGVPQDHAKEETSHINNNGFNPVWNETLNFVIHAPELALVRFVVEDYDKASRNDFVGQFTLPFTCIQAGYRHIHLLSKDGTAIPPSSLFVNVSITDFT; encoded by the exons ATGGATCCTGAAGGCTCAC GCATCCAAGATGACCCAGATGTCAAGGTGATGATGGCAGGGTCGACTCTTAGAAAAGTAAAGTCACGATCGTGGAAGAAGCAGCGGCATTTTCGCCTCCTGGAGGATGGCCTGACAATCTGGTACAAATCCAGATGGGCAGGGAGAGGCCACTCCACTT TCTCAATTACCGAGCTGGAGGCTGTGCGTGAGGGCCACCAGTCTGAAGTCCTGCTGAGCATTGCTGAGGAGTTCCACGCTGACCAGTGCTTCACCTTGGTGTTTCATGGTCGCCAAGGCAACTTGGACCTTGTGGCTGAATCCCCAGAGGAAGCCCGGGCCTGGATCCAGGGAGTGCGCAAGCTAATTCAGAAGGCTCAAACGATGGATGAGAAGGAGAGGCTAGACCA GTGGGTCTGGGACTGGTTTAAGAAagctgacaaaaacaaagacggGAAGATGAATTTCAAAGAGGTGCGGACACTGCTGAAGATGATGAACGTAGAGATGAATGAGGAAcatgctttgcatcttttcacg ATGGCTGACAAGCACGAGTGTGGCTCTTTGGAAATCGAGCAGTTTGTCCATTTCTATAAGATGCTGACTCAGAGGGATGAAGTGTGGAAGGTGTTCCAGGACTACTCGGGAGATGGAGAAAAGTTAATGTTGGAGGAACTGGAGAACTTCCTGAGTGTGGAAcagcaggagggagagaagagttCCCAGCATGCACAGGAGCTCATTGATCGCTATGAACCATCTGAGTCAG CCAAGAAGCAAGGCGCCATGTCGTTAGATGGCTTCCAGATCTACCTGTGCTCACGGGAGGGCTCCATATTTAAACCTGAGCATCGGGATCTTCACCAGGACATGAGCCAGCCGCTAAACCACTacttcatctcctcctcacacaaCACCTACCTGCTGGAGGACCAGCTGCGAGGGATGAGCAGCCTGGAGGCATACATCCA ggcCCTGAAGAGAGGCTGCCGTTGTGTAGAGGTGGACTGCTGGGATGGCAGTGATGGGGAACCTGTTGTGTATCATGGTCACACTTTGACTTCCAAGATACTTTTTAGAGATGTCATTTCAACAGTGAAGGAATATGCCTTTAAG GTATCGGACTTTCCAGTCATCCTGTCCCTTGAGAATCACTGTGGCATAGAGCAGCAGACAGTCATGGCCCAGCACCTTCGCCAAATCTTGGGTGACACACTACAGACCACCCTACTGGATGGGCAAGTCCCTCAACAGCTTCCCTCTCCACAG GAACTGAAGGGGAAAATTTTGTTGAAAGCTAAGAAGATAAGCAGTCCAGGAGACTGTCTCGATGGAACCCTGACAGATGAAGTTAGCGATGAGGAAGAGATAGCCAATGATGAACCTGGGAGCCTGTCGACAGAGGAGCCATCTGCTGAGTCTCTGAACTGTGATGGAAAGAATGGAAAG AAGTCCAAGTCCAAACTGTCCAGGGAGCTGTCAGACTTGGTGGTTTACTGTAAGAGCGTGCACTTCCATGGCTTTGAGCATGCTCATTCACACGCCAAATGTTATGAGATGTCCTCCTTCTCTGAATCCAAGGCTAAGAGGCTTGCTAAGGACGCAG GGACAAATTTTGTGCAGTACAACACACGGCAGCTGAGCAGGATCTATCCCAGTGGCCTCAGGACAGACTCCTCCAACTACAACCCGCaggagatgtggaatgtagGCTGTCAGATAG TGGCTCTGAACTTCCAGACAGCTGGTTTGGAGATGGATCTGAATGATGGGCTGTTCAGACAGAATGGCTGCTGTGGCTTCGTTCTCAAGCCTGACTTCATGAGAGACGGCAACACTCAGTTCAGTCCAGACAAACCCGAGGAGCGGCAAGGCTACAAACCACTCCGCTTGTCAATACAG GTGATCAGTGGGCAGCAGCTACCAAAGGTGAATCAGAAAGAAGGCTCTATTGTAGACCCACTGGTCAGAGTGGAAATCTATGGAGTGCCACAGGACCACGCCAAGGAAGAGACCAGTCACATTAACAACAATG GTTTTAACCCAGTGTGGAATGAAACTTTAAATTTTGTCATCCATGCCCCTGAGCTGGCCCTGGTTCGCTTTGTGGTAGAGGACTATGACAAGGCGTCCCGGAACGACTTCGTTGGACAGTTCACTCTTCCATTTACATGCATCCAAGCTG GATATCGTCACATCCACCTGCTCTCTAAAGACGGAACGGCtattcctccctcctccctctttgTCAATGTCAGCATCACAGACTTCACATGA